The Henckelia pumila isolate YLH828 unplaced genomic scaffold, ASM3356847v2 CTG_525:::fragment_3, whole genome shotgun sequence genome segment ATTCAAAGCGCACCACGAGGCACGTTGGGCCACCTTTTTAAGCAGATTGGAAAAATACTAACTCAACTCATCTATTTTAAGTGACAAGACGGGCTAACCAACAACTTACCGCAACTCACCGTTAGATGAAGAGAGGCGGGGCGGAACGGACTGGTCGGCGCGCCATTTGGTGGGTTGGAAAATTACCAACCcaactcaacccaacccacatATTTCATGTGGTGGGACGGATAAACCAGATATGTCTAACTCATTTTGACATCTATTGAAATATATTGAATTAGAATGGAGATATATTGATTCTAGTTCAGTTTCAAATTGCAATCGGTTCAATTCAGTTTCGATTTTGGATTGAGTTACACTCTTAGTTAGTTCGATTAATTCGAAACCAATTCAaccgtcaaaaaaaaaaaattgaaccaATTCAAGCCGATATTCTAGAGGATTGTTCCAGTTCCATATCCCATATATAATCCGATCCATAAGATGCCTGACAGAGAGCCAATCGACATTCACCCCAGAGAGGGTGATGATAATCTGATACCGATGGCAACTGGCAAGAGAATGCATTAACCAGTCTCATAAATCCTTTCGAACTTGAACTTATATCATCAAATGGAAAAGTCGCAAGAAACTAGAAATCTAGGAGCTATGCTTCTAGGCAAAAAAAAGTGTTGGAGAAAGAAGATAAGAATACACAATGCGTTTTCACTTCTTCCATGCATCATATGTTGATTCTTCTaaacaagaaaataatttttcaaccagtCCGGGATGGCCTTCCCTATTTCCACCTCCTACATAACAAAAAGGTTTCATTTGGTATAGAAAACGATAATAAATAGCAAGGGTACCGTTATGTAAAGATTTTCACCCTTCATTATTAAAGAGAAAAAAGAGTATATAGCGGCTAGGACGAGGCCTAGTCATTGAGAGAATAAGATTTTTACCTTGAAACTATGCTATGGATGCTGGACATGGAGGGGAGGGTTTTGCCATTAAATCctccaactctagaataagaTCAGATTGTTTCTTCGTCAGCCCTACCATTTCGTCTTCCTTCTGATATATGATCTCCTCCTCCATGAGGTTCTCCAAAAAGAAGTATTTTTCAGGGCACTCCCCTAAGCTACTTGTTCCGGAGAAAGCTTCAGCCTTATGATTCAATAAACAGCTGCCAGAATCATCAGAAGATAATACTGTCTTTTCATCAAGACTAGCATCATCGATATCATGAGCATCGATGATTTTCATGGATTCAAATAAGTTACCACCACCTGAGTCACAAGAATTTAAGTACCTCCTCTTCTTCAAGACCTCTAGTGGTGCCcttttcttctttattttttcaGTGAAGTTCTGCAGAAACATTTGGTCCTTTAGGGACTCCATCAAGAAATTGATCATATGTTTTCGCTTCATTTTGGTGATGTCGAGACGGTGTTTAAGAGAAGCCAGATGTTTTTGTGCATTCTCTTGCTGTTGCCTAAGCATCATTATCTCTTCATTGGTAGCATTTTGTTCGGACCTCAGTGTCTCAAGATCTGCCTCCATGCTATTCTTGGTTGAATCCAACGAGTTATACACAGCTCCTTGTCTGATTTGAGGATCGTACTTTCTTCTTTTGATGTTCTTTAGCAAATGCTTCTTCCCTTGCTGAAAGTTTTCATTGGCAAATTCCCATCTGCCTAAATTAATCTTTCTAAATTGCTGCAAATTATCATGTTTCAACAAGTTCCAATCAATTTTGACATTTACAAACAACATAAAGAACATAGAACATTCTTCAGTGAAGCGAAATGTCaatcaaaaaatataaaacGAACACATGATCCAACACAAAAAATAAGCAGCACTTTGGTTTACAGCGATACAAAACAAAGGAAAAAAATAGCAGAAGCCTTCTATAGTCCGAACCAGACATAATCTACACAATGAATGTCGAGCATAAGGCAAATTAAcatcaaaatgaattttttcTATAAAAGCATTATCAAACCGTGCATTAGAAAAGAGAAAAAAGCTTCAATTGGAAGAAATGAACAGACTCCAAGCTAGAAAATGCCAATACTGGATAATATGGAATTATTTTCCATAGAAACTCTTTCACAGCAAATCCATAGCCGATCCTTCACTTTCCCACTCAAAACAAATCTGAATACTGTGGCGAGAAATCAAGACTACTGCATAGACACTAGCTAtctcaaaataatataaaaaaccaTCATAATACAAATCACTATCATAACCAGAACAGAGATACATGCCTTATGATCATAAAATTCTTCACTTCAAGTGAAAAATGTAAGAACAGGGCTAATCGTCCTTTAAGAAAAATACAACAAATTGCCAATTTTTTTACTCAAATATCGTACACGAAAGTATTTCCATCGGCCCTTAACTTCAAGAAAGATGGAAACCCGATAATAAATCTGTCCCAAGCAAGCAAGAAACAGAACTAAAACACATGGATTGGGAAGAAACTATGCAAGAAATCACCCGTAGAAACTGTAATGTCACGATAaataaaaaaccaaaataatCCAACCACTGATGCTTACATAAGTGTTTAGTTGACGAACAAAGCTAGAGAAATTGTTGTGCTTGAAGTGTTTAGGGAGCAAATCAGTGGACAACCTGTGAGGATCCCAGACAACAAAACTAGACCCCGTACTTCTCCATGATACTATAGAATCAGTATTGGGGTCATTCACAATCTCATACGTTTTCGTCAAAAATGGCGGTGGCCCCATTTCTCCAAGCCTTTCTATTGGCCTCGGCATCTCCTTTCCTGGAGCCTCCACACCATCACCATCACCATCACCATCACCGCCACAGCGGCCAAAAAAACCACCACCAACGTCGGCATCTTCTGCAAGAGATATGTATGGCTTTCCTACGACACCAGCAAACGGTTCATTCTCGTTGGGCACCTTCATCACTCCACCATTTTCTTCGTTTCGCTCCACATTAAGCTCATTTGTTGCTGTTTCAGGCCCCATAGTTGCATAACACGCGACTTTGATATACTGATCACTTTACCACGCCGATTATATGACTTGTGATATGGCTTGGTTTACAGGTGGCGCCATGGCAGGAATGAGAGAGAAATACGGTGCCCAATGaaaatctttatttttctttttcttgttttttttccgAGTTATTTACAAAAACAACCCAtataaaatgttaaaaaaatatggTTCTTTCTTTGTGAACATTTAATAAGCATCAAATCCCTTAACTTTTCAAAATATTTGCACGTTTTTACTCTCAATATGAAGAATGTTGAACACGCGCGTTGACTGAGTGTGTTTTTACCAAATTTCAGCCATTGATACGAAAATACCATCACACAAATCCCTgcacaaaatcaaatatttttacatgtCTAGTTGATTACTTGATtaatcaaaaatatatatatgccatATCGTATAATGTGTTGTATGTATTtgatataacatttatttttacatGTTTAGTTGATTAATcagacacacacacatataatatacatacatacgATCGATATCGTACGCGAATTGCATctgtaatataatatataaatataatgtgtTGAATATAtgatataacatttattttttaaggtGTTTGAATTTAATATGATATGCATTTTTCGTAATTTGcatttttatgagattttttttttttttttgcaattaaaGTTGAGCATACCAAGAGATCAATTAAAATGTTCCTTCTTAATATATACTAGTAAGCATATGCACACGATGCGTgcatataaattaattttttttcgtgTATTACAAACTTGTAtatgaaatataataaaaactggataatttatatttaatgttatGTTTTTTGTTATTAacttttgattatttattttatttttaaaaaattatggtATAGGTAAGGGTATTTAGGAGATAAAAAATGGTATGACGTAACTTACCAAAAATAGTTATTATTCATGCCTCAAACTTAATAATATAGaggagatatatatatatatatatatatatatatatatatatataaaatcatgtaacaatagggatgacaattttctCGGTTTGAGAACCCGCGGAAAAAAACCGAAACAGGGCgtgtat includes the following:
- the LOC140873109 gene encoding heat stress transcription factor A-2-like, which translates into the protein MGPETATNELNVERNEENGGVMKVPNENEPFAGVVGKPYISLAEDADVGGGFFGRCGGDGDGDGDGVEAPGKEMPRPIERLGEMGPPPFLTKTYEIVNDPNTDSIVSWRSTGSSFVVWDPHRLSTDLLPKHFKHNNFSSFVRQLNTYQFRKINLGRWEFANENFQQGKKHLLKNIKRRKYDPQIRQGAVYNSLDSTKNSMEADLETLRSEQNATNEEIMMLRQQQENAQKHLASLKHRLDITKMKRKHMINFLMESLKDQMFLQNFTEKIKKKRAPLEVLKKRRYLNSCDSGGGNLFESMKIIDAHDIDDASLDEKTVLSSDDSGSCLLNHKAEAFSGTSSLGECPEKYFFLENLMEEEIIYQKEDEMVGLTKKQSDLILELEDLMAKPSPPCPASIA